Proteins encoded by one window of Deinococcus radiodurans R1 = ATCC 13939 = DSM 20539:
- a CDS encoding tyrosine-protein phosphatase, protein MPSAPLSAVTSPDGALNFRRPLPGLWRSANLSFLSERGRAELLTLGLGRIIDLRDRRERLVDAPPLLGQAEYLNLPLLPWRVRAMNEATAVARTNADLYRTHLDHAANSIVTILGAVLDAPPGAVLIHCHAGKDRTGLITALCGELAGLTQEQIAEDYAQTGEELTDFYAARRKHKTPEQWAALEPFSHTRTEDILAALGHLDEQWGGVGAYLAAYGFSAEEQAALAERLLTPPPRSESR, encoded by the coding sequence GTGCCTTCTGCCCCTTTGTCTGCCGTGACCTCGCCTGACGGAGCCCTCAACTTTCGCCGCCCGCTGCCGGGGCTGTGGCGCTCGGCCAATCTCAGTTTTCTGAGTGAACGAGGCCGTGCCGAACTGCTCACGCTGGGGCTGGGCCGCATCATTGACCTGCGCGACCGCCGCGAACGGTTGGTGGACGCGCCGCCTTTGCTCGGTCAGGCCGAGTACCTCAACCTGCCGCTGCTGCCCTGGCGGGTGCGGGCCATGAACGAGGCCACCGCCGTTGCTCGGACGAACGCCGACCTCTACCGCACCCATCTGGACCACGCCGCCAACTCCATCGTGACCATCCTTGGCGCCGTGCTGGACGCGCCTCCCGGCGCGGTTCTCATCCACTGTCACGCGGGTAAGGACCGCACCGGCCTGATCACGGCGCTGTGCGGAGAACTCGCGGGCCTGACGCAGGAGCAGATTGCGGAGGACTACGCCCAAACGGGGGAAGAATTGACTGATTTCTACGCTGCTCGGCGGAAGCATAAAACGCCCGAGCAGTGGGCGGCGCTGGAGCCTTTTTCCCACACTCGGACAGAAGACATCCTCGCGGCGCTGGGCCATCTGGATGAACAGTGGGGCGGAGTGGGCGCTTATCTCGCCGCCTACGGCTTCAGCGCAGAAGAGCAGGCGGCGCTGGCCGAGCGGCTGCTTACGCCGCCCCCTCGCTCAGAATCCCGATGA